The DNA segment GGTTTCAGCGCGGAACGGGCGGATCATCTGCGAGTGGCAACCCACGCAGCCTTCACGGATATAGATGTCGCGGCCTTCGAGTTGCAGCGCGGTGTAGGGCTTCATGCCTTCGACCGGGGTGTTGACCACGTCCTGGAAGAACAGCGGCACGATCTGGGTCAGGCCGCCGATGCTGACGGCCAGCACCATCAGGATCATCAGCAGGGTGACGTTCTTTTCGATCACTTCATGTTTCATGGCGCTCTCCTCAGGCCATCTGCGCGGCAGATGCGATTTCGTCAGGCTGCGCGGCGCGCACCGTGCGCCAGGTGTTCCAGGCCATCAGCAACATGCCGCTGAAGAACACCGCACCGCCGACCAGCCGCACGATAAAGCCCGGATGGCTGGCCACCAGGGTTTCGACGAAGGAGTAGGTGAGCGTGCCGTCGTCGTTGATCGCCCGCCACATCAGGCCCTGAGCGATGCCGTTGACCCACATCGAGGCGATGTACAGCACGGTGCCGATGGTCGCCAGCCAGAAGTGCGCGTTGATCAAACCGATGCTGTGCATGGCCGGGCGGCCGAACAGGCGCGGGATCATGTGGTACATGGCACCGATGGAAATCATCGCCACCCAGCCCAGCGCCCCGGCGTGTACGTGGCCGATGGTCCAGTCGGTGTAGTGCGACAGGGCGTTGACGGTCTTGATCGCCATCATCGGCCCTTCAAAGGTCGACATGCCGTAGAACGCCAGCGACACCACCAGAAAGCGCAGGATCGGGTCGCTGCGCAACTTATGCCAGGCGCCGGACAAGGTCATCATGCCGTTGATCATCCCGCCCCAGCTCGGTGCCAGCAGCACCAGCGACATGATCATGCCCAGCGACTGCGCCCAGTCTGGCAGCGCGGTGTAGTGCAGGTGATGAGGGCCGGCCCAGATGTACAGGGTGATCAGCGCCCAGAAGTGCACGATCGACAACCGGTAGGAATACACCGGACGTTCGGCCTGCTTGGGCACGAAGTAATACATCATGCCCAGAAAACCTGCGGTGAGAAAAAAGCCCACCGCGTTGTGGCCGTACCACCACTGGATCATCGCGTCGGTGGCGCCGGCGTAGATCGAGTAGGACTTGGTCAGGCTGACCGGCAGTTCCAGGTTGTTGACGATGTGCAGGATCGCCACGGTCAGGATAAAACCGCCGAAGAACCAGTTGCCCACATAGATGTGTTTGGTCTTGCGCGTGGCCAGGGTGCCGAAGAACACCACGGCGTACGCGACCCAGACAATGGTGATCAGAATGTCGATCGGCCATTCCAGCTCGGCGTATTCCTTGGAAGAGGTGTAGCCCAGCGGCAGGGTAATGGCCGCCAGCACGATCACCAGTTGCCAGCCCCAGAAGGTGAACGCTGCCAGTTTCGGCATGAACAGCGGCGTCTGGCAGGTGCGCTGCACCGAGTAATAGGAGCTGGCGAACAGCGCGCAGCCGCCGAAGGCGAAGATCACGGCGTTGGTGTGCAACGGTCGCAGGCGCCCGAAGCTGGTCCATGGCAGATCAAAGTTCAACTCTGGCCAGACAAGCTGTGCAGCCAGAAAAACGCCTAACCCCATCCCGACAATTCCCCAGACCACCGTCATAATGGCGAACTGGCGAACCACCTGATAGTGATAGGCAGAGCGGTGTGTTGTATTCATTTTTAGCGGTATCCCATCCAGCGTGGTCGGAGCCAGCGCCCTACGGTCCAAAGGTGTTGGCAGACTCATCAGAAGCGAGGCAAGCATGGGTAATGGGCTAACTGCCTGTATTGACAGGGATCAATGCGCACAATGGGCGCATGACCAGGGCTGGTTATGGACCAGGGGGGCAGTCATCGACGGGCAGACGCCGCCGACCCTGATCCTGGCGCATGGCGCTGGTGCGCCCATGGATAGCGAATTTATGAGCGAAATGAGCCGATACCTGGCAGAACTGGGGGTGAACGTGCTGCGTTTCGAGTTCCCCTACATGGCTCAGCGGCGGCTCGGAGGCAGCAAAAGGCCACCTAACCCGCAAGGCCAACTGCTTGATGTCTGGCGTGGGGTGTATACCAGGGTGCGACTTCATGTCGCTGGGCGTCTGGCCGTAGGCGGCAAGTCGATGGGCGGGCGGATGGCCAGCCTGCTGGCCGATGAGCTGCACGCCGATGCACTGGTGTGTCTGGGGTATCCGTTCTATGCAGTGGGCAAACCCGAGAAGCCCCGGGTTGC comes from the Pseudomonas sp. StFLB209 genome and includes:
- the ccoN gene encoding cytochrome-c oxidase, cbb3-type subunit I, with protein sequence MNTTHRSAYHYQVVRQFAIMTVVWGIVGMGLGVFLAAQLVWPELNFDLPWTSFGRLRPLHTNAVIFAFGGCALFASSYYSVQRTCQTPLFMPKLAAFTFWGWQLVIVLAAITLPLGYTSSKEYAELEWPIDILITIVWVAYAVVFFGTLATRKTKHIYVGNWFFGGFILTVAILHIVNNLELPVSLTKSYSIYAGATDAMIQWWYGHNAVGFFLTAGFLGMMYYFVPKQAERPVYSYRLSIVHFWALITLYIWAGPHHLHYTALPDWAQSLGMIMSLVLLAPSWGGMINGMMTLSGAWHKLRSDPILRFLVVSLAFYGMSTFEGPMMAIKTVNALSHYTDWTIGHVHAGALGWVAMISIGAMYHMIPRLFGRPAMHSIGLINAHFWLATIGTVLYIASMWVNGIAQGLMWRAINDDGTLTYSFVETLVASHPGFIVRLVGGAVFFSGMLLMAWNTWRTVRAAQPDEIASAAQMA
- a CDS encoding alpha/beta family hydrolase; its protein translation is MGNGLTACIDRDQCAQWAHDQGWLWTRGAVIDGQTPPTLILAHGAGAPMDSEFMSEMSRYLAELGVNVLRFEFPYMAQRRLGGSKRPPNPQGQLLDVWRGVYTRVRLHVAGRLAVGGKSMGGRMASLLADELHADALVCLGYPFYAVGKPEKPRVAHLADLQTPTLIVQGERDALGNKDAVQGYALSAAIDVHWLPTADHDLKPLKASGLSHAQCLSETAQRIARFLRR